ACGGCGCCGCCGCGGGCATCAGACCCGCGCCAGCGCCGCGACGCACTCGATGTGCGCGGTGTGCGGAAACATGTCGACCGGCCGGACCCACGAGAGCCGATACCGTTCTTCGCAGAAGAGCGCGAGATCGCGCCCCAGGGTCGCCGGGTTGCACGAGACGTAGACGAGGCGCGGCGCGCCCATCTCGATCAGCCGCCGCGCCACGGCGGGATGGAGTCCCGCGCGCGGGGGGTCGACGAGCACCGCGTCCGGGGAGCCGCGCTCCTCGCGCAGCGCTTCGGCGGCTTCCGCCCGCACGAACCGGACGTTTTCGATCCCGTTCCGTTCGGCGTTTCGCCGCGCGTCGCGCACCGCCGCCTCGGAGGACTCGATGCCGACCGCTTCCCGGGCACGGCGCGCGATCGGCAGCGTGAAGGTGCCGGTCCCCGAATAGACGTCGAGCACCCGCTCGTCGCCGCGAAGCTCCAGCCCCTCCATCGCGGTTTCCAGCAGGCGCTCCCCCTGTTCGGTGTTGGTCTGGAAGAAGGAGGCGGAGGAGATCTCGAAGACGAGATCCCCCAGGCGCTCCTCGATGCGGTCCCGCCCGGCAAGCACGCGCTCCTCCTCGCCCACCGCGATCTGCGCTTTCCGCCGCGTCAGGTTCAGCACGACGCTGGCGATCGACGGGAAGCCGGCGGTGATCCGCTCGGCGAATCCCGCGAAGGAGGGGTGCGGCGCCGAGGCGACCAGATTCACCATGACCTGCCCCGTACGGATCCCCTCGCGCACGGCGAGGAATCGGAGGAGTCCCGTGTGGCGGCGCGTGTCGTAGGGCTCGAGCCCTTCGGAGCGCGCCCAGGCGCGGGTCTCCGCGACGATCTCGCTCGCGACCGGCCGGGCGATGTGGCAGCGGCCGAGGTCGAAGCTCCGGTCGAAGAACCCGCGGCGATGCAGCCCCAGCGTGAGCGCGCCGGAGGCGTCGCTGCCGAAGGAGAACTCCATCTTGTTCCGGTAGTGGAAGCGCTCCGGCGCCGGGACCACGGGGCGCACGGCGGCCGTGAGGCCCCCCAGGTGGGCGAGGCACTCCTCCACCTGCCGCTCCTTGTGGCGGAGCTGCTCCGCGTAGTCGAGGTCCTGGAAGCGGCACCCGCCGCAGATCGGCACGTGCTCGCAGCGCGGCGTCACGCGCGCGGGGGAAGGACGGAGGACCGCCTCGGCCCGCGCCTCGGCGTACTGGCGCTTTCGGCGGAAGACGGTGGCGGCGACGCGGTCCCCCGGCAGCGCGTTCTCGACGAAGATCACGAAACCGTCCACCTTCGCGAGCGCCGCTCCTCCGAAGGCGAGCCCGGTCACCTCCAGCTCCAGCCGGTCGCCTCGCCGGACGGTCGCGGCGGGGCTCGGGCGGGGGCCGGAATCGGCGAATTCCTGTGCCGGGACGGGATCGACTTCGGGGGTCACCTGGGAGCCCTCGCGGTGGGTCACGCCGAGGAGTTTACACCAAGCTCGAAGCCCAAGAACGGGCTTAGGGTAGCCCGTCCGGGGGCCGATAGGAGACGCATGCCAATTCTCCCCCGCCGGACCGCCGCCGCGGCGCTCCTCCTGGTCCTCGGCTCGGCCTCTCTCGGGCGCGCGGCCACCATCGAGGGCGCCGTGACCCTGACGCCGGCCGATCTCTCCTTCCGCGGCGGGATGAAGCCGGGCGCCTACATCGGGCAGCTCAGCGGAAGCATGGCGCGGATGGGAACGTCCGATCCGTCCGATACGACCTACGGCGTCGCCTATCTCGCCGACCTCGCCGACACCGCCGGGATCTCGACGAGCCCGGCGCTCCTCGACCAGAAGGGGCAGCGGTTCATCCCGCGGATCCTCGCGGTCGTGGCGGGGCAGGCGGTGGATTTCCGGAACAGCGACAACATCTTCCACAACGTGTTCTCCTATTCGCCTCCCAAGAAGTTCGACCTTGGCCGTTATCCGCGCGGAAGGTCGAAGCGGCTGACGTTCCAGAAGCCGGGGCTGGTGCAGGTCTACTGCGACATCCACTCCGACATGCGCGCCGACATCGTCGTCGCGCCCAGCCGCCGGTTCGGCTACGTGGACGCCCTGGGGCGGTTCCGCATCGAGGATGTTCCGGAAGGGAAGCACACCGTCGTCGTCTGGCTGCCCCGGCGCGGCGAGCGGAGCAGCGACGTCGACGTGCCCGCGAACGGGACCGCCGCCCTGGCGATCGGGGCCGAGTGAGCGGAGGCGTTGCCGGAATGAACGTCGACGCCCCGGGCGTGACACCGCGACCGCGGATCTCGCTGCTCCTCAAGATCACCGTCCTCACCTCCCTTCCGATTCTCGGCATCATGATGGCCGCGCTCCTCCTCGTGAACCATCGCCTGGCGGGAGAGGTGAACCGGAACGTGGCCGCCGACCTCCAGCGCGCCGCGCTCGCCTTCGAGAACCAGATGGAGCGGGAGGGGGAGAACCTCGAGCGCGTCGGCGTGGTCGTGGCGCGCGATCCCAAGTTCTTCGCGCTCCTCACGCTTCCGCGCGGAGACCGGAAGGACGCCGACTTCCAGGCCACGCTGCTCGGCGTGGCGCGGGACTTCCAGCACGACGCCGAGGCGCCGCTCTTCGACGTGACCGACGAGCACGGGACACTGCTCGCGAGGGCCGGGCAGGGCGACGATGCCGCCGGCAGAGCTCCCGGCGCGGGCGCCGACCGGTCCCGATGGCCGCTGGTGCGCGAGGCGCTGGCGGGGCGCGCCGCGCGGGGATATCTGGTGGAAGGGGAGCGCGCCTACCGCGTGGCCGTGGTCCCCATCGTCGTGGATGGCGCGCTCGCTGGCACGCTGACCCTGGGGCGCACCATCGACGCCGCGCTGGCCGAGCGCCTCAAGGCGACCACGCGCAGCGACGTGGTCTTCGTCGTGAACGGAACCGCCTCGATCCGCACGACGCTCCGGAGCTCCCTGGCCGGGCGGCTCGCCGCGCTTCCCCAGAGCCCGGGCGTGGTCCAGGTGGCCGACGGCGAGCATCGCTTCCTCGCGCTCGCCGGCCGGCTGGAAGGGCCGACCGCCGGCGGACGTGTCGGCTTCGCGCTCCTTCGGTCCCTGGACCAGGAGACCGCGGTCCTCGGACGCGTGGGCCGCGAGCTCACGATCGCGGGCGCGGCGCTCATCGTGGTCGCCCTCCTCGTCGGCATTCTCGTCTCGACCGGCGTGACGCGGCCCGTCCGGCGGATCGTCGAGGCCGCGAACGCGATGCGCGGCGGAAACTACGACCTTCCCCTCGACATCCGGTCGGCCGACGAGATGGGGACGCTGGCCGCCCATTTCGAGGCGATGCGCGCGGCGCAGCGCCACGAGATCGAGCGCCTCGAGGAGATCGACCGCATGAAGTCCGACTTCATCGCGATCGCCTCCCACGAGATCCTGACCCCGGTCACCACGATCCGGGCGTTCGCCGACCTCATGGGCGAGGGGGCCGCCGCGAACGACACCGAGCTGCAGCGGGAAGGGTTCCGGGCGATCCGCGAGGCCGCGGGGTCGCTGACGCGGCTGGCGCGCGACCTCACGAACATGTCGCTGATCGACCGCAAGCGCCTTCCGCTCCGGCTCGCTTCCGCCGACCTGGGCCTCGTCGCCGAGGAGGTGGCGGTGCGGACCATCGCGCTCGCCGCCGAGCGGCGCCAGGCCGTCTCCCTGTCGATCGAGCCCGAGCTGCTCCATCCCCGCGTGGACGCGGACTACCTGAGGCAGGCGCTGACCAACATCGCCCAGAACGCCGTGCGCTTCACGCGCGACGGCGGCTCGATCGAGATCGGTGCCCGCCGGAACGGCGCGGCCATCGAGATCTACGTCGCCGACTCGGGCATCGGGATCTCGAAGGACGACTTCGAGCGCATCTTCTCGAAGATCGTGGAGCTGAAGGACGTGAACCTGCACTCCTCGGGAACGACGGAGTTCAACTCCTCGGGACTCGGCCTGGGCCTCTCCATCGCCCGCGGCATCGTGGAAGCGCACGGCGGCGAGATCCGGGTGGAAAGCGAGCTGGGGCGCGGGAGCACGTTCACGATCTCGATTCCGGCCGAGGGATCGCTGGACCAGGCCGCATAGGTCAACCGGCCAAGACAGATGTCGTAAATTCTAGACTACACGCCTAATCCGCTGCACTTCCGCAAGATAACGAATCGCTCCCCGAATCGTCAATTACAGGCGACAGATCCTGGTCCGTAGAGGTACCCGGGGATCTCGTTTTGCATGCTCGGCATGTGCCTGGCATATAGCAAGTTGTAGCCCCAATTCGACGGGGCCGTGCAAATGGCACGGCGGCTGCTCAAGCATGTCTCCGTCGAGGCACTCGCAGACCGCGAGCGACGCAAACCGAAAACCCAAACCAACATGGGGTGTGAGATGGAAGCTCTCCTTCTGATCGCGTTCGTGATTTCGATGTTCGGTGACGGCGGCGGCAAGGCCGGCTGGTAAGCAGCTCGATCCCAAGCGCAGCTCCAACGCAGCGGACCCCAACCCAAGAGAGGAGGTGGAACAGTGGCAACTCTCCTTCTGATCGCTTTCATCGTGGCGCTCGGAAACACGGACGGAGGTAAGGCAGGTTGGTAAGCGGTAGCGCCGCAACGTAGCGGCGCCGTCCGCAGGGAAGGGCGAACCCCTGTGGGCGCTTGAGCGGACCGATGGGCCATCGGAAGTAGCCCCCCTGGTGGCCCGTCGTTTCGCGTTCGGTGGCGGAATGGAATCCAGGGGGGCGGCTGGCCAGCGGCGGGGGCGTATGATACCGTGGCCGGTCGTCTCCCAGCCACCGAACACGCACCGCGAAAAAGGGGCGCCGCCGTTGAGCAAACGTACCGCAGCCGAAATCGGGCTGATGCTGCAATGCGATGTCCCCTCCGAAATTCCGGTGCTCCCTCTCATGAGCACCATCGTCTTTCCCCTCGGCGTCACCTCCATCCAGGTCCGGATCGAGCAGTCCAAAGCCCTCCTTCGCGACCACTCCGACCCCGACACGCTCGTGGCCCTGGTCTACAGCCCGGCCAAGCGGGAGGAGGAGATCCGGCCGGAAGACCTGAGCCGGGTGGGACTCTCGGCCCGGGTCATTCGCATTCTCAACCTCCCCGGCGGAAACGTGCAGGTGACGCTGGAGGGATTGCGCCGGGTCGCCGTCGAGGAGTTCCTGCGCGTGGAGCCCTACCTGGTCGCCCGAGTCACCTGCCCCGAGGAGCCGGTCCGGGACCCCGAGCAGGTGCACACCCTGATCCAGCGCATCCTGAAAGCGCTGCGGACTCTGTCTCAGGTGGACTCGGGCTACCCGGCCGAGCTGGACAACATCTTCAGCATGAACCTGGGAGACCCCGGGCTCTTCGCCGACACCGTTGCCTCGATCGTCCGCTTCCCGCTCGAGACCAAGAAGCGGGTGATCGAGGCGCTCGATGTCCAGGAGCGCCTCTCCCTGGTGGCCGAGGCGATCGACTCCGAGATCGCGCGCCTGAGCGTGGCCGAGGACGTCGTCCGGCGCACCAGCGCCCAGATGGAGAAGACCCAACGCGAGTTCTTCCTCCGCCAGCAGCTGATGGAGATCCGCCGGCTCCTGGGCGAGGACGACCCCCAGGAGATGCTGGTCCGCCAGATCCTGGACCGTTCGGACAGCCTGGCGCTCCCCTCCCACGTGCGGTCGGTGGTCCAGGAAGAGGCGAGCCGTCTCCGCCTCCTGCCTCCCACCGCGCAGGAGTCGGGAGTGATCCGGAACTACGTCGAGTGGGTCCTGTCGCTCCCCTGGACGCGCGACAAGCCGCACGACATCCGGCTGGAGGACGTGCAGCGCCGGTTGAACGAGGAGCACTTCGGCCTGGAGAAGGTGAAGGAGCGGATCCTCGAGTACTTATCCGTCCTCAAGCTGAAGAACGACATGCACGGTCCCATCCTCTGCTTCGCGGGACCCCCCGGCACCGGCAAGACCTCCCTCGGCGCCTCGATCGCGCGCGCGATGGGGCGCTCGTTCGTGCGGATGAGCGTGGGCGGCGTGCGCGATGAGGCCGAGATCCGCGGGCACCGGCGCACCTACGTCGGATCCCGCCCCGGGAAGATCCTCCGATCCCTTCGCGACGCGCGCTCCTCCAGCCCCGTGTTCATGATCGACGAGATCGACAAGCTGGGGCACGACTCCGACGGCGACCCCGCGTCGGCGCTGCTCGAGGTGCTGGACCCGGAGCAGAACCAGCACTTCGTGGACCACTTCATCGAGATCCCCTTCGACCTCTCCGATGTCCTCTTCATCACGACGGCCAACGTGCTCGACTTCATCCCCGGCGCCCTCCTCGACCGGTTGGAAGTGATCACCATCCCCGGCTACATGGAGGAGGAGAAGCTGGAGATCGCGCGGCGCCACCTGGTGCCCCGGGAATCGAAGGAGCATGGGCTGGCCGCGACCGACATCGCTTTCGACGACGCGGCGCTGATCAAGATCATCCGCGAGTACACGCGCGAGGCGGGCGTGCGGCAGCTGGAGCGCGCCATCGACACCTTCTGCCGCAAGGCGGCGCGGCAGCGCACGACCGGGTACACCGGCGACTGGCGCTTCTCGGTCGCGGACGTCGAGCCGATCCTGGGCCCTCCCTACATCGTTCCCGACGTGGCGGAGGGGCACGCCGAGGTGGGCGTGGCCACCGGCCTCGCCTGGACGGCGACCGGTGGAGACCTGCTCCTCATCGAGGCGCTCAAGATGCGCGGCGCCGGGCGCGTCATCGTGACCGGACAGCTCGGCGACGTGATGAAAGAGTCGGTGCAGGCCGCCCACTCCTACGTTCGCGCGCGCGCGGAGCTGCTCGGGATCAACCCGCAGCTGTTCGACGACTACGATCTCCACATCCATTTCCCGGAGGGAGCGGTTCCCAAGGACGGTCCCTCGGCTGGGATCACGATCGTGATGGCGATCGCTTCGGCGCTGGCCGAGGCGCCGATCCGAAACGACGTGGCGATGACGGGAGAGGTGACCCTCCGCGGCAAGGTGCTCGCCGTGGGCGGACTCAAGGAAAAGGTCATGGCCGCCTATCGCGCGGGGATCAAGACGGTCGTCTTCCCCGCGGACAATCAGAAGGACCTGGTCGAGATTCCCGAGTCGATCCGCTCCAAGCTCACCTTCGTCGCGGTGAGCACCGTGGACGAAGTCTTCCAGCACGCTTTCGCCGGCGTGGCCGAGCGGATCGCCCAGCTCGAGGCGCGGCGCAAGGCGCGCGAGGCGCTCAAGGCGAGGAAGGGGAAGGCGGCGAAGGAGAAGGCGGCGCGGCGGAGCAACGGCAAGGCTCCGCGACGCGCGCGCCTCCCCAAGGCTGCGGGCGCCACGCAGGACGGCAAGCCGGCGCGCGGTAAGAACGGCCGGAACGGACCGGCGTCGCGCCCGCCTCATCGTTCCCGGTAGCTGCCCGCGTTTCACGACGGCCGCGCGCCCGCCGCGCGCCGCCGCCAGGTTCACCGGACCGACGTCACCGCGCGGGCGCCTCCACGGATCGCCCTCCCACCGATTCGAGCACGATCCAGGTCGAGAGGATGACGAAGGTCGCCCGGACGTCCGCGCCGGGCGCCGCCACGAAGACCACCCACGCCTGGGCGGCCGCGAGCGCCACGAACGCCGCGGTCCGGAGCGCCGCGGCCCTTCCGTGTCTCAGGGCCGCGACGTAGATCGCGGCGCCGAGGAGAATGCCGTGGAAGGGCGCGACGCCCCAGGAGCGCGGCGCGGCGAGCGCGAGGGCCAGCCCCAGGGCCGCCGAAATCACGAGCATCGCGACACGCGGGGCCATGGGTCACTTGTCCCGGAGGAAGTCGGCGACGCAGGAGACGCCGCCGGCGGCCGCGCCGATGCCGCATCCGATCGCCGCGGCGTGGGGCGAGCCGGGCACCAGCTCTTCGGCGATGGTGGCGCCCGCGGCGCAGCCGGTCGGCATCCGCTGGGCGATGCAGTCGAACAGCTTGGTCCATTGCCGGCGCACCGGCGCCTGGTGCGCGCCTCCGGCAGGAAGGACCCACGCGTCGCCCGATCGCACCCAGGCGATCTGATTTCCCCACACGACGGAGTGGTATCCGATCTCGTCGGCGTTGGGCTCGCGGCCCATGATCATCTCCGCGAACTCGGCCGCCTGCTGATCGTTCCCCTCGGCCACGGAAACGAACACGGCGCGCGTCGGGTCGCCGTTCACCGCGAAGGGAAGAATGGTGAGTCCGAGCGGCCCCATGTCCTCGACCTCGCCGACGGCGCGCACCGCGAGATCGAATCGGGGCTTGAGTCCCGCGATCGGCGCCTGGCTCAGCGCGCGCTGAACCAGGGGATTCCTCCCCGCCGCCTGCACCGCGCCGGCGAGCGCGGCGGGCTCCCAGACCCAGCGCGCGCCGCTCACCTGCGGCGCGTCGGACGGCAGATCCGGCGCCGCGATCCGCCGCTCCCCCTTGTTCGAGCACGCGCTCGTGAGGAGGAGAAGCGGAAGGACCGCGGCCACTCCCGCGACCAGTCCGCGAGAGACTTCCAGGTGAACCCTTCTCATACGGC
This region of Candidatus Binatia bacterium genomic DNA includes:
- the rlmD gene encoding 23S rRNA (uracil(1939)-C(5))-methyltransferase RlmD; protein product: MTHREGSQVTPEVDPVPAQEFADSGPRPSPAATVRRGDRLELEVTGLAFGGAALAKVDGFVIFVENALPGDRVAATVFRRKRQYAEARAEAVLRPSPARVTPRCEHVPICGGCRFQDLDYAEQLRHKERQVEECLAHLGGLTAAVRPVVPAPERFHYRNKMEFSFGSDASGALTLGLHRRGFFDRSFDLGRCHIARPVASEIVAETRAWARSEGLEPYDTRRHTGLLRFLAVREGIRTGQVMVNLVASAPHPSFAGFAERITAGFPSIASVVLNLTRRKAQIAVGEEERVLAGRDRIEERLGDLVFEISSASFFQTNTEQGERLLETAMEGLELRGDERVLDVYSGTGTFTLPIARRAREAVGIESSEAAVRDARRNAERNGIENVRFVRAEAAEALREERGSPDAVLVDPPRAGLHPAVARRLIEMGAPRLVYVSCNPATLGRDLALFCEERYRLSWVRPVDMFPHTAHIECVAALARV
- a CDS encoding HAMP domain-containing sensor histidine kinase: MNVDAPGVTPRPRISLLLKITVLTSLPILGIMMAALLLVNHRLAGEVNRNVAADLQRAALAFENQMEREGENLERVGVVVARDPKFFALLTLPRGDRKDADFQATLLGVARDFQHDAEAPLFDVTDEHGTLLARAGQGDDAAGRAPGAGADRSRWPLVREALAGRAARGYLVEGERAYRVAVVPIVVDGALAGTLTLGRTIDAALAERLKATTRSDVVFVVNGTASIRTTLRSSLAGRLAALPQSPGVVQVADGEHRFLALAGRLEGPTAGGRVGFALLRSLDQETAVLGRVGRELTIAGAALIVVALLVGILVSTGVTRPVRRIVEAANAMRGGNYDLPLDIRSADEMGTLAAHFEAMRAAQRHEIERLEEIDRMKSDFIAIASHEILTPVTTIRAFADLMGEGAAANDTELQREGFRAIREAAGSLTRLARDLTNMSLIDRKRLPLRLASADLGLVAEEVAVRTIALAAERRQAVSLSIEPELLHPRVDADYLRQALTNIAQNAVRFTRDGGSIEIGARRNGAAIEIYVADSGIGISKDDFERIFSKIVELKDVNLHSSGTTEFNSSGLGLGLSIARGIVEAHGGEIRVESELGRGSTFTISIPAEGSLDQAA
- the lon gene encoding endopeptidase La, whose product is MLQCDVPSEIPVLPLMSTIVFPLGVTSIQVRIEQSKALLRDHSDPDTLVALVYSPAKREEEIRPEDLSRVGLSARVIRILNLPGGNVQVTLEGLRRVAVEEFLRVEPYLVARVTCPEEPVRDPEQVHTLIQRILKALRTLSQVDSGYPAELDNIFSMNLGDPGLFADTVASIVRFPLETKKRVIEALDVQERLSLVAEAIDSEIARLSVAEDVVRRTSAQMEKTQREFFLRQQLMEIRRLLGEDDPQEMLVRQILDRSDSLALPSHVRSVVQEEASRLRLLPPTAQESGVIRNYVEWVLSLPWTRDKPHDIRLEDVQRRLNEEHFGLEKVKERILEYLSVLKLKNDMHGPILCFAGPPGTGKTSLGASIARAMGRSFVRMSVGGVRDEAEIRGHRRTYVGSRPGKILRSLRDARSSSPVFMIDEIDKLGHDSDGDPASALLEVLDPEQNQHFVDHFIEIPFDLSDVLFITTANVLDFIPGALLDRLEVITIPGYMEEEKLEIARRHLVPRESKEHGLAATDIAFDDAALIKIIREYTREAGVRQLERAIDTFCRKAARQRTTGYTGDWRFSVADVEPILGPPYIVPDVAEGHAEVGVATGLAWTATGGDLLLIEALKMRGAGRVIVTGQLGDVMKESVQAAHSYVRARAELLGINPQLFDDYDLHIHFPEGAVPKDGPSAGITIVMAIASALAEAPIRNDVAMTGEVTLRGKVLAVGGLKEKVMAAYRAGIKTVVFPADNQKDLVEIPESIRSKLTFVAVSTVDEVFQHAFAGVAERIAQLEARRKAREALKARKGKAAKEKAARRSNGKAPRRARLPKAAGATQDGKPARGKNGRNGPASRPPHRSR